A region of the Peredibacter starrii genome:
CCAGAGTCGAGTTCTCGCGGAAACCTTGGATGATATGAGTAAGGTCATTTGCCAGACCTGTTTGAAATTCATCATTGATGATCACACCGATCTCGCGATTGATGAAAGCTGAACGTGGATCAATGTTGTAAGTTCCAATCAAGACCACACGATTATCAACTACCGCCGTTTTAGCGTGAATCGTATCTGGCCCATTGTACTCGTAGATCTCCAGGCCCATTTCAATCAGCTTAAACTTAAGTTCACGGTAACCCGCTTGCGCGAAAAGATTATCAGTTGAGTTCATCGAATTCGTGATGATTCTGATGCGAACACCTTTTGAACGAAGATCAGCGAAGACCTTCATCAGATTTGGAGTTGGCATTAAGTAAGGGGAGATGATGTTCACATCTTCTTTGGCGTTCGCCACGGCCTTTAATAGATCTTCATTGAGGTAAGCTGTTTCTTTGCTAACAAGATTCTCAGCTCCGTGAGACATGAACTTCACATCATCAATCACGTAAGCGTCCTTAAACCAATCGTTTCCAGAATAAGGCACCACGAGGTCGCCTTCTTCATAAGTCATCACTTCTTCTTTCACTTCGAGAATTCGCGCTTTTTCACTCTCAAATTTTTCATTTGATTTTACTCTTTGGATCTCACACTCTTCTTGATTTTTAAAAGCAGTACATGAGCCCTGTGCTAAACGCTCAGGAGAGTATTTACCAAGACGAAGAGTTTTCACCGCTGGAGAGTTCCAAGTTGTGAGGAAATTTTCTCTCGCAAGTTTCGCCACATTTCCTTTCGCCATAAGATCTAGATCAGAAAAGTTACGACGACGGTTAACACCGAAATACTTATCACCAATATTTCTTCCGCCCGTAATCAGTGTCTCACCATCAGCAATGAGCATTTTCGCGTGATCGCGGTGAGTGGCCTTAAAGAGATTAAAGCTAAGAGGATTGTATTCTTTGATTTCCAGATTTTTTGAAACTTCACCTTCATTGGCCAGGGCCAGGAGAGCGGCGAAAGTTTTCTTAGGCACAGTGGTTGAAAGCGAATCGAGAATGACTTTTACTTTGATCCCTTTTTTAGCGGCATCAATTAAAAGCGCCATTCCACCAATTGCTTGGTCGTCATTCCAGACAGAGTAGTACTCAACCAGGATTTCTTTTTTCGCTTCTTGAACAATATCTACCCGGGCCTGAAGGGCGTCCTTATCCGCTCTTAAGAATCTCATTTCGTCAGCGACGGCGAGGTTAGAGGCAACTAAGAGGAGAGAAAAAATGGTTTTTTTCATAAGTGGTCCCTGGGTTTTGAGGGACCCTTATAGCAGATTGGAGCTGTGCGTCTATGTGGCCTGTAATATTTTCAGCGTGAACTAGCGAAGAGTTTTAGTACTTCCGCATAGCTAAGGGCCTCAGCTCTGATTTGTGGGCTGATTTGGGCCTTCTCAAGCGCCGTTTGAGTCTTCTCTGCACCCCAATCATTCTTCAAAATGCCGCCTAATTGCTTACGTCTTTGTCCAAAGGCGAGGCGTAGGTAGCTTTCAAAAGAGTCGATGTCAGAAAGAGGGATATCAGGGTTGGCCTTACGTTTAAAGCCCAAAACCTGAGAATCAACTTTCGGAGGTGGAACGAAAGCACCCGGAGGTGCATAGACCACATGCTGAAGTTCAAATTGCGATAAGCACATGGCGTGAAGAGAGCCCATAGCATTTCTTGGATCATTAGGAAGAATCTTCTGGGCCACTTCTTTTTGATACATGAGAGTCATGTGAGTGATCTCAGGGATTCGAAGAAATGAAAGAGTGAGTGGCACACTCACGTTGTAAGGAAGATTTGAAACTAACCAGATCGATTTAAAATTATGTTTTTCTAAGAAAGCTTTCCAGTCAAAGAGAAGAGCGTCCTGACGAAAAATATTATCAGCACCAACAACTGGTGCGAGTAATTCAACGAAACGTTCATCCATCTCAATGACGAAGATGGGTTTTTTATAAGCGGCCAGATGCGGAGTAAGAACTGCCGGTCCCGGTCCAATTTCCACGATGGCATCAACGCCTTCCGGAAGAGGAGAAGTAATTTTCTTAATAACAGTCGGGCTATTTAAGAAGTGCTGGCCAAAACTTTTGTTGGCCATGGGAAAACGATGACCCATTATTTTTTCTCCACATAGCGCGAGCGTGCATCAAGCGAAAGACATTCAGGAAACGGAACTTGTAAATCAGGAACACGGCTTGCCCAATTGGCCACCATGCCTGCGTTGTCTGTGCAATAAATGGGTTTCACCACGTGCACGTTTTTATAGCGCTCTTTAAACACTTCTTTCAAACGTGAATTACAGGCAACACCACCACCAATCACGATCGGAGTTGTGAAACCATTCACTTTTTTCTCTAAGATTTTTTCGATGATCTCATCCGCTTTCACACGAAGAGACTGAACAATCGCTTCCTGGTAGCTGGCACACAGGTGAGGAAGTTCAGCTTTCACTTCTTCTGGTTGCATGCTTTGCACTTTCACGCGAAGAGCGGTCTTAAGACCTGAGAAGCTCATCTTACCTGGACGATCTCTCATATAGCTAATCGGGAAATCGAATTTCTTTCTGTCACCGGTTTTTGCCAGATCATCAATGATTCTACCTGCTGGATAACCCACACCTAGAAGTTTTCCGCCTTTATCGAAGGCCTCACCGGCAGCATCATCAAGAGTATTACCAAGCACATCCATTTCATTCGGACCTTTGACCCACATGAAAGCAGTATGACCGCCACTCACGAGAAGACCTAGATATGGATATGAAACTTCTTCAGTTAAATGAATCGCTTCAAGATGCGCGAACAAATGATTCACCGGAACGATCGGAAGGTTTCTCATCATCGCAAAAGTTTTAGCGAGATTAATTCCAGTAAGGAGTGATCCAACCAGACCTGGATGAGTGGTCACCGCCACTTCCGTAATATCTTCTGGAGAAATGCCGGCCTCTTTGAAAGTCACATCAAGGAGAGGAGGCAGGGCCTTCACGTGTGAACGCGCGGCCAATTCCGGAACAACTCCGCCCCATTTCATGAGAAGGAAGTCCTGATTGAAACTATTTAGTGAAAGAATTTTTGAAGATGAGTCTGTGACTTCGAGAATACAAAGAGAGGTGTCGTCACAACTTGTTTCGACACCTAGAATGATTCGTTTATTTGGATCAGAGTTCTTTTTTGGCTTCATTGGCCTCTTTAGTACCTTTGTAGTCTTCGACTACTTTAGCGAAAGCTTGTTTCGCCTCATCTTTCTTGCCCAGTTTATTTAGGGAACGGCCAATGAATAGCAAACTACTTGGAGCTAGGGAAGCTTTTGGATACTTTGTGTAGATTTTGCTGAAATAAACCAGCGCTTTCTCCGAGTTTCCAGTGTAGTACTCGACCTTACCGAGGCCGTGCATCACCTTATTATGGTCTCCTGGAGTCAAATCATCGTGATCAATAAGCGCTTCAAGCTCTGTGCGGGCCTCGGCATACTTATTTTCTTTAATTAGTTGAAGAGCTTCCTCTAGATCCGACCTAGCGCTTTTTTTTTTAGTGGCCTTCGTAGCAGGAGCTTTTTCTTTCTCTCCCATGGCCGCAATGCTGGCAGTTACTTTCTCAATGAACGTGCGCTGTTCTTTCAGTTCGTTTTGGATCTGAAGAAGTTGAGCGGCCTCTGTTTCCTGCTGAGTTTTCATCAGGTTCACAGATTCAGTAAGTTTAGCAGTTTCAGGGTTTGCCTGAGATTGCTTATGTTCTAGTTCTTCAATTTTACCGTTCATACGGTCCAATTGCTTTTGCATGTCTTTAAGCTGGCCCACCATATCGGCCATAAGACCCTGAGAGTCTTTTAGTTGCTCAGTCATGTTATCGAAACGCTTCTCGCGATTTACTTGGTCAGCAGTTTTAATACATGAAGTGAATAGAGTTGCGAGCACAACAATAGATAGAATCTTAGTCATAGAGTTCAAATCCTTTTGATTATGGATCAAATTCTAACGCAAATGTCGCAATTTACGCAATTGCGTTATTCGGCATTACCTTCGAGGGCTTTTTTTCTGACGGCCGAGTATTCGGCTTGCTCTGAGTATTTTTTAGAAAGAAGGGCATATTCCTGGGCCTTATTGAAATACTTTCTGCGATAAGCAGACTTGGCCTTCAGGTAATAATCTTCAGCTTTACGGAATAGATTGGAAGCGTGGATGTCTGCGCCTGCTTCTTTAGCGGCCATGAACGCGGCCTGGGCGAGACTCATTTCAGTTTTAGGGCGTGTGGTAGTTAAACCACACGCACCCAAAAGTAATAAAACAAAAAGGAGAGAAACTCTCATTTAGCCTTATTTCGCAGTTACTACGAAATTAGCACGACGGTTTTTGCCCCAAGCTGATTCGTCAGAACCTTCAGCAACTGGACGCTCATTACCGTAAGAGATTGTAGAAAGTCTTTTCGACTCAACACCAAGAGCAACTAGGTGATCACGAACAGCTTTAGCACGACGCTCGCCAAGAGCAAGGTTGTACTGACGGCCGCCGCGCTCGTCACAGTGACCTTCGATTTGAACGTCAACTGAAGCGTTAGCTTTAAGGAATTCAGCGTTAGCTTCTACAGCAGCTTTTGTAGCGCCTTCAAGGCTTGAAGAATCGAAATCGAAGTAAACAGTTTTAAGACCGCCAGCTTTGCCAGAGTCAGAATCGCCGTTAAGCTCAAGAGTTAGGCCGTTATTAGCGCCGTTAGCACCATTAGCAGCGTCGTCTTGGTTATTTTTTGGCTTGTTAGAAGAACAACCAACAGCAAGAAAAGCAACCATAAGAGTTGTGAATAAAGCACGAGTGAACATTTGAACTTCTCCTTTGAAGCGCATAGTGAACAATATTGTGATGAAAAATATTTTCGCCATTATGCAGTTATTCAAATGTTTTTTGAAGCGAAAACTGATTACTGAACTCTAGTTTTAAGAGGTGTTTAGCGTTGGAGCTTTGACATGTTTTTATTCAAAAAGTCATGGCCTTGACATGATCAAGCTGTTAGCTATGCATCAAGTGTGAGAAATGATTGTTAGGAATATTTTTTTAGAAGTATTTTGAAGTTGGCACGGAGTTTGCTAGTATAGAGTTGTGTGTGTGTTGGGGTTAAAGAAAGGATTTTTTTAACTTCTCCTTATGTCTCTCGAAAAAAAAAGCCCATCTTCCAGATGGGCTTTTTTTTTGCCTAAAATCCTTCAAAAACAAAACTCGCCATATTTCTCATGCTAATAGCTGCCAGCGAATCATAAAGCGGATTGAGCTCATAGATTCCCAGAACCGGAGAGTGAGAGAGTTTCAGTCCCACATATCTCTTCCACAGATCTAAAAGTTCAGTGCGAGAGATACCGTCCGGATTCACCGCGCTTACACCTGGCACTTCAAATCCATTTAAGGCGTCAGCATCAAGACTGAAAACCACCAAGGTCTTCTCATCGATCACTTCACTGACTTTTTTGAAGAGCTGATTTAAATTCTCTGTTGTCATGTCTTTCTTAAAAAGCTCGACACTCTTTCCTTTATTTAAAGGAGAAAGCGTAGAGAAAGAATTGGCGAACGGATGAAGCCCAATTTGGAAAATATGAAACTCACCACTAAATTCTTCCGAGAACTGACGGAAGGGCGTTCCCGAGTGAAATTCCGAGTCCGTGCGAGTATCTGCGTGTGCGTCTATATTAAGGACAACAATCTTCTTAAATTGATGAGAATAAGCACGAAGAAGGGGGTAGATATGATCATGACCTCCGCCAATGTGACATACTTTTGAACCCGGGTGATTTTTTAGGATCTTTTCGATGCGTGCTGATTCCGCCAGTTGCGCCTCATGAAAGTTTTGTTTTTCGTGGGCCTCATCACCAACTTCAAATTCCAGAAACGATTGTTCTTTTAAATTCAGATCCTGCGAAAACTTCTTAAATGTCGAAAGAAAAGATTGAGGAGCAAATCTTGCTCCATTCCTTCCACCATTTCTCACGACACCCATGTCGGTTGAGCTCTTAATAAAGAGTGAAGTTGGGCGATTTTCGTTA
Encoded here:
- a CDS encoding arginase family protein — translated: MTKPEITQSQKRFQESVGALFNENRPTSLFIKSSTDMGVVRNGGRNGARFAPQSFLSTFKKFSQDLNLKEQSFLEFEVGDEAHEKQNFHEAQLAESARIEKILKNHPGSKVCHIGGGHDHIYPLLRAYSHQFKKIVVLNIDAHADTRTDSEFHSGTPFRQFSEEFSGEFHIFQIGLHPFANSFSTLSPLNKGKSVELFKKDMTTENLNQLFKKVSEVIDEKTLVVFSLDADALNGFEVPGVSAVNPDGISRTELLDLWKRYVGLKLSHSPVLGIYELNPLYDSLAAISMRNMASFVFEGF
- the rsmA gene encoding 16S rRNA (adenine(1518)-N(6)/adenine(1519)-N(6))-dimethyltransferase RsmA, which codes for MGHRFPMANKSFGQHFLNSPTVIKKITSPLPEGVDAIVEIGPGPAVLTPHLAAYKKPIFVIEMDERFVELLAPVVGADNIFRQDALLFDWKAFLEKHNFKSIWLVSNLPYNVSVPLTLSFLRIPEITHMTLMYQKEVAQKILPNDPRNAMGSLHAMCLSQFELQHVVYAPPGAFVPPPKVDSQVLGFKRKANPDIPLSDIDSFESYLRLAFGQRRKQLGGILKNDWGAEKTQTALEKAQISPQIRAEALSYAEVLKLFASSR
- a CDS encoding DUF4398 domain-containing protein; protein product: MRVSLLFVLLLLGACGLTTTRPKTEMSLAQAAFMAAKEAGADIHASNLFRKAEDYYLKAKSAYRRKYFNKAQEYALLSKKYSEQAEYSAVRKKALEGNAE
- a CDS encoding phospholipase D-like domain-containing protein, with product MKKTIFSLLLVASNLAVADEMRFLRADKDALQARVDIVQEAKKEILVEYYSVWNDDQAIGGMALLIDAAKKGIKVKVILDSLSTTVPKKTFAALLALANEGEVSKNLEIKEYNPLSFNLFKATHRDHAKMLIADGETLITGGRNIGDKYFGVNRRRNFSDLDLMAKGNVAKLARENFLTTWNSPAVKTLRLGKYSPERLAQGSCTAFKNQEECEIQRVKSNEKFESEKARILEVKEEVMTYEEGDLVVPYSGNDWFKDAYVIDDVKFMSHGAENLVSKETAYLNEDLLKAVANAKEDVNIISPYLMPTPNLMKVFADLRSKGVRIRIITNSMNSTDNLFAQAGYRELKFKLIEMGLEIYEYNGPDTIHAKTAVVDNRVVLIGTYNIDPRSAFINREIGVIINDEFQTGLANDLTHIIQGFRENSTLVGKDGVPHNLDIEMKGVSKKKRALLKVISKLLPLIRNQL
- a CDS encoding tetratricopeptide repeat protein, translating into MTKILSIVVLATLFTSCIKTADQVNREKRFDNMTEQLKDSQGLMADMVGQLKDMQKQLDRMNGKIEELEHKQSQANPETAKLTESVNLMKTQQETEAAQLLQIQNELKEQRTFIEKVTASIAAMGEKEKAPATKATKKKSARSDLEEALQLIKENKYAEARTELEALIDHDDLTPGDHNKVMHGLGKVEYYTGNSEKALVYFSKIYTKYPKASLAPSSLLFIGRSLNKLGKKDEAKQAFAKVVEDYKGTKEANEAKKEL
- the pal gene encoding peptidoglycan-associated lipoprotein Pal; the encoded protein is MAKIFFITILFTMRFKGEVQMFTRALFTTLMVAFLAVGCSSNKPKNNQDDAANGANGANNGLTLELNGDSDSGKAGGLKTVYFDFDSSSLEGATKAAVEANAEFLKANASVDVQIEGHCDERGGRQYNLALGERRAKAVRDHLVALGVESKRLSTISYGNERPVAEGSDESAWGKNRRANFVVTAK
- the tsaD gene encoding tRNA (adenosine(37)-N6)-threonylcarbamoyltransferase complex transferase subunit TsaD, with the protein product MKPKKNSDPNKRIILGVETSCDDTSLCILEVTDSSSKILSLNSFNQDFLLMKWGGVVPELAARSHVKALPPLLDVTFKEAGISPEDITEVAVTTHPGLVGSLLTGINLAKTFAMMRNLPIVPVNHLFAHLEAIHLTEEVSYPYLGLLVSGGHTAFMWVKGPNEMDVLGNTLDDAAGEAFDKGGKLLGVGYPAGRIIDDLAKTGDRKKFDFPISYMRDRPGKMSFSGLKTALRVKVQSMQPEEVKAELPHLCASYQEAIVQSLRVKADEIIEKILEKKVNGFTTPIVIGGGVACNSRLKEVFKERYKNVHVVKPIYCTDNAGMVANWASRVPDLQVPFPECLSLDARSRYVEKK